The segment ACGAAAGCGGGCATCCTCTGCGCGTACCGAGGCTCGACCTGCAAACAGACGAAGAACGCAGCGAGTGGGAGAAGGGAGCAAAAAGAGCAGAAGTTCGCAGAGAGCGGCGAAAAAGCGTCATGGGACTCTGATACCGGCGTCGGGTGCGGGAGCCGATTGTGGCGTAGAGCCCGATCGATACCAATACCACTCTTAATTATGAAAAAAGAGCCTCTTCACCTTTTGAGAAGGAGAGGCTCCGCTTGAAATTTTTCCAGAGCCACGGGTCCTTTTCTGCCTGGAGCCGTTGGCTCTTTTCTGTATAAATTTTTGTCCGTCTATTCCGGCGCGACGGAAGTTTCTGCCGTATCGAAGATGATTTCGTTGTCCGCAACCCTTACCGTCACGGTCGTTCCCCTGCCGATTTTCCCGGAAAGAACGGAATCGGCCAGTTTATCCTCGATCATGGACTGGATTGCGCGTCTCAGGGGGCGAGCGCCGAATTTCGGCTGAAATCCCTTCTCCAGAATCATGGTTCGGGCCTCACGCTCCACGCCCATATCGATGCCTTTCTCCTCAAGACGCTGCTGAACGTCCGACAGCATGATCTCAATGATACGCATCAGGTTGTCACGGGACAGCGGCTTGAAAACGACCATCTCGTCGATGCGGTTCAAAAATTCAGGTCTGAAGGTGCGCTGAGCTTCATCCGTGATGACCTTCTTCAAATGCTCCCAGTCCAGCCCCTCCGAAGAATCCACGGATCCAAACCCCAGAGGATTCCCCCTGACGGCTTCCTTTGCTCCGACGTTGCTGGTCATAATCACGACCGTGTTGCGGAAATCCACCGTGCGCCCCTGCCCGTCGGTGAGATGTCCGTCCTCCAAAATTTGCAGCAGCACGTTGTAGACTTCGGGATGGGCCTTCTCGATTTCATCGAAAAGAATCACGGAATAAGGCCTTCTGCGAACCAATTCCGTCAGTTTGCCTCCCCCTTCGTGGCCCACGTAGCCGGGAGGAGCTCCCAGCAGTTTCGAAACTTCGTGCTTCTCCATGAATTCGCTCATATCAAGACGGATCATGGCGTCCTCACTGCCAAAAAGGAAACGCGCCAGAGAACGTGCAAGCTCTGTTTTGCCCACACCGGTAGGCCCCATGAACAGGAAACTGCCTATCGGACGTTTGGGGTCACGAAGACCGCTGCGCCCCCTGCGCACTGCCCGGGAAACGGCGCTGATGGCCTCGTCCTGCCCCACCAGCCGGGCGGAAAGTTCCTCTTCCATTTTCAGAAGGCGGGCGGATTCCTCTTCAGTGAGCTGGATCACGGGAACACCCGTAAGTTCCGAAACCACCGCGGCGATGTCCTCCGCCGTGACAATCACCCGTCGGGTGTTGCGACTGTCCCTCCAGGCCGTACGGGCCTGTTCCAGTTCGTCAGCAAGCGCATGTTCCTCGTCCCTCAGACTTGCCGCCCGCTCGAAATTCTGGGCGGTAACCGCCGTTTCTTTCTCTTTTCGGGTGCTTTCGAGACGACGCTCCAGCTCCCGGATGGAGTCGGGGGGATCCAACATGCGAAGCCGCGCCCGAGCTCCGGCTTCGTCAATGAGGTCGATACCTTTATCGGGTAAAAAGCGGTCCTTGATGTAACGCGCCGAAAGCTGAGCCGCCGCCGCCAGTGCGCCATCTTCGATTTCGGCCTGATGGTGGGCTTCGTAGCGGTCCCGCAATCCCTCCAGAATGAGAATGGAATCGGAAATTCCGGGTTCTTCCACCTTGACGGGCTGAAAACGCCTTTCCAGCGCCGCGTCCCGCTCGACGTACCGGCGATATTCCTCCTGAGTCGTGGCTCCAATGAGCTGAAAAGCCCCCCTTGACAGGCTGGGCTTCAGAATATTGGCGGCATCTACCGCGCCTTCGGCACTGCCGGCTCCGACGATCGTATGAACTTCGTCTACAAAAAGAATGATCTCTTTGGAATCGCTGAGTTCCTTGACGATGCGGCGCAGACGTTCCTCAAACTCTCCCCGGTACTTGGTTCCCGCCACAAGGTTTCCCGTGTTGAGCTGCACGACGCGCTTATCCCGCAGCGGCTCGGGAACGTTTCCATCCGCGATCTGCTGGGCCAGGCCCTCCACCACGGCGGTTTTCCCAACGCCGGGGTCCCCGATCAGGACGGGGTTGCACTTGGTTCTGCGACAAAGAATCTGCATCACCCGCCGTATTTCTTTGGCGCGTCCAATGACGGGGTCCAGCTCTCCGTCTCGCCCCTTCTGAGTCAGGTCGATACCCAGCTGGTCCAGCGTGGGCGTTCGAGTGCGTCCTTTTTTCTTTATGCGATCCGTGAGGGTTTCGACGTTTCCGCCTCCCACCGGCGCGGCGGTGGACCCTTCCGACATGATCGTCAGAATCTGCTTCTGCACGCTGGCCGCGTCGACCCCCATGGCCAGGAAATACTGCGTCACCATACTGCTGGTGTCCGCCAGAATTCCAAGGAGAATGTGTTCCGTCCCCACGTAGTTGATTCCCATGTTGCGGGCCTCGCGCATGGCAAGTTCCAGCGCCTTTTTCACGCGCGGACTGAGGGGCAGGTCAATGGCCTTCAGGGTGGGCTGGGAATGCCCCATGGCCTCCTCGATCTGAGCGCGGACCTCGTCGAGATTCAGTCCCATGGAGGCCAGAGCCTGCCACGCGACTCCTCCGCCTTCGTAAATGAGGCCCAAAAGGATATGTTCCGGCTCAATGACGTTGTGTCCCATCTTGAGAGCTTCGCGGTGGGCCAGTTGAATCACTTTCTTACCGCGTTCGGTGAAAAATTGCCACATGATAAAAATTCCTCTCTGCCTGACAGAAGTTTTAAGTACAATCAATCCCTGCAAATCTCTGCACTGAATGAAACATCTCTTTACACCAAAGCCCGTTATGCCAAAACCAGACTGCGGAGCATACGCTTAAGCAGGTCCGCCTGGAGAATATTGCGCTTGTGCTGCGACACGTCGAATTCCGATCGGCCAAGCTCGTCGGCGTATCTCAACGCCACCTCAATTATCAGCCGTTCCCGCGTATTTATCAAGCCTTTCTCCTGAAGCATCACCAGAAGTCTTTTACGATCTTTAAGGGAAAGGGATTCTCCGACAATATCCTCGAAATATTTCAGGCGGTCCTCCGGCTTGTCGTAGGAAAGGCGGACGATACGGATATAACCGTGCCCTCCCCGCTGACTCTCGATGAGGTAACCTCTTTCCGGCGTGAAACGGCTGCGCAGGACGTAGTTGATCTGACTGGGGACGCAGCCGAAGGACGCGGCGACATCCTTGCGCCTGAGAGAAACGATGGATCCGTTGCCCTCCACTCCAAAAAGATCGTTGATGTACTTTTCTATAACTCTCGTCAGGTTGGATACTCTCAAAATTGAACCCCCAATATGAAATGAGACAAAATTGAAGTTAAATCTCTCTTTTATCCGTTCTTTTATCCGTTTGTTCGATTGTATTCACAAGGTCAGCCTTAGTCAATGATAAAATCACTCAAAAATATTTACACAGAATATCCGTCGGCAAATTGATTTTTATTGAATTGATTTTTATTGAAAAAAATCGAAGAGACGGCCGACAGGATAGCCGCGAATGACGGTTCGGGAGAATCGCTCGCAGAGGCGGCGTTTGCCGTCTTCCAGGGATTGGGGATGTACGCCGGTGCGTATGGAGACGGAGGCCTCGATGCAGGCGGCCAGTTTGTCGCAGACCTCGATGACGTGCCCGTCCAGCGGGCTGTATTCGTCCCGGTTGAGTTCGTCCGGGATGTCTCCCCTGTGACGCTGCAGAGGATCCACGAGATCGGAGTGACGCGTTTTGTTCGTAAACTCCTCTTCCGTGTAATAGCGGAGTTCTTCGTGCCAGGATTCCGGAAGCAGAGGGTAGATGCGATCCTCCATCTCCCGCTGTTCGTAACGGCGAATCAGTCCGTCCAAACCCTCCACGGAGGCTTTGACGGGAGAAACGATGTCCCGGGTCAGCACTTCCGGCAGATCGTGGAAAAGCCCGCCGAAAAAGTTATTGCGGACACGACGGGGACAGGCTCCAATTTCCAGGGAAACCATCCAGGCGGTGATCGCTACGAAAAACAGATGCCCCAGAACCGAGGTCTGAGGGATCCGGGGCGTCTGAGCCCATCGTTTCTGAAAAGTCAGCTGTCCCACCAGCGAAATAAAACCCCACAGAGAGGAAGCTGCGGAATTCAGAAGCATTTCCCGGGCCGCGGGAATGTCGATGGCGTCGATTTGGCTTTCGATTTCCCGCCGTGTTCGATCCACTCCATACATGCCGGCGCTCCAGGGAAAGATGAAGTCGAATTCCCATTTTGTGGCCAGATAATGCGCCGCGCGCAGAACCCGCCGCTCCGGGGAAATTTCATCGCTGCCCCTGTGATAATCACGAAACCGCCGAACCAGAGATTCCGAAAGAGAACAGAGGTCCCGTTCCAGCTTCTCACAGACCCAGTCGTTGAGCTGCTGCCGCGTCTCCCGATTCTCCATCAGCCTGTGAAACACCGGAGGCCGGATGTCCGTAACGACGACCCGGTGTAAAAACTCGAAAATTCCTCCCTCAATCAGTTCAATCCAGTTCAGGAGGCGGCCCGAATCCTCCTCATGCCGGGCCAGAACCCAGGCGATAACCATCTTGTGGGCCTGTTTACCCAGTTCGGTAAATACCGAAGGGTGCGGATGATCGTTCCATCGCTCGATACTGGCGGCGGAAAAAATGTGCTCCAGAAGAGGACGAGTGATCATATTCCGCGCGCGGTATAAATTTGCCGGACAACGCTGGCGGCGCAGTAACCGGCTCCAATGCCGTTGTCGATGTTGACCACCGACACGCCCATGGCGCAGGAGTTCAGCATGGTCAGGAGCGGCGCGATTCCTCCCAGGTTGACCCCGTATCCGACGCTGGTGGGGACGGCGAGCACAGGGCAGCTCACCAGACCTCCCACCACGGTGGGCAGAGCGCCTTCCATTCCGGCGACGGCGACAATGACCCTGGAAGTCTGAAGTTCCTCCACGTGAGAGAGCAGCCGGTGCAGACCGGCGACGCCCACATCGTAGAGGCGCAGAACGTCGCAACCCATGTATTCCGCGGTCACAGAGGCCTCTTCGGCTACGGGCACGTCGCTGCTGCCCGCGGTGATCACCGTGACGCCCTTATAATGGGGACTCTCCTGCCGCCGGATTCCCGTCAGACGCGCTTTGGCGTAAAACACTGCGTCCGGCAGCACGGAGGCGATGACGCTGTGCTGAGCCACCGAGATCCGCGAAAAAAGGACGTTCTCCTTCGTGTCCTTCAGGGCGCGGGCGATGGTCACCAGCTGTTCATCGCTCTTTCCTGGGCAATAGATGATCTCCGAGAACCCCGTACGCTTCGAGCGGTTCGTGTCCAGCTTCACCTCGCCCATATCCTTAAAGGGCAGCGTTTTCATGAAGTTCATCGCGTCGTGGGTCTTCGGGTTTTCCTCGTTTCGAGATTCCGCTTCCATTTCGTTCTCCGGACGTTCATTGTCCATGCTTTCATCCCTCTCCGGCAGTCAATATCAGGGGTCAGGAATGTCGAACCGGCGCCGCAAAACGTTCTCCCTGTCCAAAAAGAGCGGGAATACCGCCGGTATGGACGACGCATACGCCTTCGTCAGGCGGCAGAATCCTGCTCCGCAACAAAGTCGCAAGCGCGGCAAAAACCTTCCCGTTATACGTATTTTCGATAAAAATTCCCTCGAGAGACGCCAGCATCCGAATCGCCTCGACAGACTCCTCCGTCGGGACGTCGTAACCGTCGCCCAAAAAATCTCCGTAAACCTGGAGCAGCCTCTCCGGGGGAACGGAAGGTTCCATTTCGAGTCTGTCCGATATTCCCTTACAAACGTCCAGAACGCAGCTCCGCAGTTTGTCGGCCTTGAACTCCACGCTGGGGCAGTGAAGGATAAAGGCCCCTCCCAAAAGGGCCGAGCCCCACAAAAGCCCCCCTTCCGTCGGTCCCATCGAACCGGCGACGACGATATGCCTGATGTCGAGGTCCATTTGCCAGGCCTGGGCATGAAGCTCCAGAGCGGCTTCCACGTATCCCAGGGCGCCGGGAATCGTCAAACCGGCGATATACGGCCTTCTCCCTTTTTTCTTCAGTTCTTCGGCATAGCTCCGCGTCAGCGCCGAACGCTCCTCTTCCGTCACTTTGCCGAGACACAGGCACTTCGCGCCGGTGAGAGAGACGAGTAAATAATTGGCGTTCAAATCGGGAAGTTCATCGGTTCCATACAATACGTGGCATTCAATTCCAATTTTGGCGCAGGCGGACGCCACCAGCCGGCTCCGACTGGAGAAGGGCCCGCCGGCAGTCACGACGACGTCCGCTTTTTGCGCGAGAGCTTCACCCAGCCAGAATTCGATATTCCGGACCTTGTTACCTCCAAGCCCAAGGGACATGACATCGTCGCGTTTGATGTAAAGATGCTCATGTCCGCAGGCTTTGCCAAAACGCGTCAGGCGTTCGAGAGGCGTAGGTCCGTCGATCAGGCGTATACGCGGAATTCCTGAAAAAAGCACGGCAGCAGATTCTCCTTCGACAGCGATTTTTCCGTATCAGATTTCCTCATCAGATTTCCTCGTCCGGAGGAAGACACTGAATCTTCAGCTCCTGGAGACGGGCTTCCTCTACGGTGTCAGGAGCCTGAGACAGCAGGCACTGAGCTTTCTGGGTCTTTGGAAAAGCCATGACGTCGCGGATGGACTGTCCGGCGCAGAGCAGCATGGCCAGCCTGTCCACGCCCAGCGCGATGCCGCCATGGGGAGGCGTGCCGTAGGAAAGGGCGTCCAGGAAAAATCCAAACCGCCGCCGCGCCTCTTCCGGCGAAATGCCGAGGCAGGAAAACGCCCGGGCCTGCACATTCGGGTCGTGAATTCGAATGGATCCCCCTCCCACTTCGTTGCCATTCAAAACGCAGTCGTAAGCGCGCGCCAGAACTTTGCCCGGTTCGGTCTCCATCAGGGGA is part of the Synergistaceae bacterium genome and harbors:
- a CDS encoding pyridoxal-phosphate dependent enzyme, coding for MLFSGIPRIRLIDGPTPLERLTRFGKACGHEHLYIKRDDVMSLGLGGNKVRNIEFWLGEALAQKADVVVTAGGPFSSRSRLVASACAKIGIECHVLYGTDELPDLNANYLLVSLTGAKCLCLGKVTEEERSALTRSYAEELKKKGRRPYIAGLTIPGALGYVEAALELHAQAWQMDLDIRHIVVAGSMGPTEGGLLWGSALLGGAFILHCPSVEFKADKLRSCVLDVCKGISDRLEMEPSVPPERLLQVYGDFLGDGYDVPTEESVEAIRMLASLEGIFIENTYNGKVFAALATLLRSRILPPDEGVCVVHTGGIPALFGQGERFAAPVRHS
- the larB gene encoding nickel pincer cofactor biosynthesis protein LarB, yielding MDNERPENEMEAESRNEENPKTHDAMNFMKTLPFKDMGEVKLDTNRSKRTGFSEIIYCPGKSDEQLVTIARALKDTKENVLFSRISVAQHSVIASVLPDAVFYAKARLTGIRRQESPHYKGVTVITAGSSDVPVAEEASVTAEYMGCDVLRLYDVGVAGLHRLLSHVEELQTSRVIVAVAGMEGALPTVVGGLVSCPVLAVPTSVGYGVNLGGIAPLLTMLNSCAMGVSVVNIDNGIGAGYCAASVVRQIYTARGI
- a CDS encoding ATP-dependent Clp protease ATP-binding subunit — protein: MMWQFFTERGKKVIQLAHREALKMGHNVIEPEHILLGLIYEGGGVAWQALASMGLNLDEVRAQIEEAMGHSQPTLKAIDLPLSPRVKKALELAMREARNMGINYVGTEHILLGILADTSSMVTQYFLAMGVDAASVQKQILTIMSEGSTAAPVGGGNVETLTDRIKKKGRTRTPTLDQLGIDLTQKGRDGELDPVIGRAKEIRRVMQILCRRTKCNPVLIGDPGVGKTAVVEGLAQQIADGNVPEPLRDKRVVQLNTGNLVAGTKYRGEFEERLRRIVKELSDSKEIILFVDEVHTIVGAGSAEGAVDAANILKPSLSRGAFQLIGATTQEEYRRYVERDAALERRFQPVKVEEPGISDSILILEGLRDRYEAHHQAEIEDGALAAAAQLSARYIKDRFLPDKGIDLIDEAGARARLRMLDPPDSIRELERRLESTRKEKETAVTAQNFERAASLRDEEHALADELEQARTAWRDSRNTRRVIVTAEDIAAVVSELTGVPVIQLTEEESARLLKMEEELSARLVGQDEAISAVSRAVRRGRSGLRDPKRPIGSFLFMGPTGVGKTELARSLARFLFGSEDAMIRLDMSEFMEKHEVSKLLGAPPGYVGHEGGGKLTELVRRRPYSVILFDEIEKAHPEVYNVLLQILEDGHLTDGQGRTVDFRNTVVIMTSNVGAKEAVRGNPLGFGSVDSSEGLDWEHLKKVITDEAQRTFRPEFLNRIDEMVVFKPLSRDNLMRIIEIMLSDVQQRLEEKGIDMGVEREARTMILEKGFQPKFGARPLRRAIQSMIEDKLADSVLSGKIGRGTTVTVRVADNEIIFDTAETSVAPE
- a CDS encoding HD domain-containing protein; this translates as MITRPLLEHIFSAASIERWNDHPHPSVFTELGKQAHKMVIAWVLARHEEDSGRLLNWIELIEGGIFEFLHRVVVTDIRPPVFHRLMENRETRQQLNDWVCEKLERDLCSLSESLVRRFRDYHRGSDEISPERRVLRAAHYLATKWEFDFIFPWSAGMYGVDRTRREIESQIDAIDIPAAREMLLNSAASSLWGFISLVGQLTFQKRWAQTPRIPQTSVLGHLFFVAITAWMVSLEIGACPRRVRNNFFGGLFHDLPEVLTRDIVSPVKASVEGLDGLIRRYEQREMEDRIYPLLPESWHEELRYYTEEEFTNKTRHSDLVDPLQRHRGDIPDELNRDEYSPLDGHVIEVCDKLAACIEASVSIRTGVHPQSLEDGKRRLCERFSRTVIRGYPVGRLFDFFQ
- a CDS encoding CtsR family transcriptional regulator — its product is MRVSNLTRVIEKYINDLFGVEGNGSIVSLRRKDVAASFGCVPSQINYVLRSRFTPERGYLIESQRGGHGYIRIVRLSYDKPEDRLKYFEDIVGESLSLKDRKRLLVMLQEKGLINTRERLIIEVALRYADELGRSEFDVSQHKRNILQADLLKRMLRSLVLA